In Thermofilum pendens Hrk 5, the sequence CGGAAAGATCCTCGGCAAGGAGGAACGGGCGAGAGAGCTCTGCTCGTACGTCGACAGCCTGGTCTCGGATCTCGCGAGCAGGGCGAAGGGTGTTGAGAAGAAGAGCATCTACGTCGGGGCCGTCTCCTACAAGGGCGCGCAACCCTTCACGGGTACGCAGGGGAAATTCCCGCCCCTCCAGCTCATAGGCACCGGTAGCATCGCCGACGAGACAGGTAAGGTGGGCTTTATCAACGTGGACTTTGAGTTCATACTGAAGAGGCAACCAGCCTACGTGTTCATAGACCTGAACAACCTTAACAACGTGCTCGACGACTTCAACAAGGATAAATCGAAGTACTGCGCGCTAGAGGCTTTCAGGGCGGGGAGGGTCTACGCGATACTGCCGTTCAACTACTACCACACCAACGTGGCAACGGCGTTCGCCGACGCGTACTACATGGGCAAAGTCCTCTACCCCGACCGCTTCGCTGACGTGGATCCGGCGAGGAAGGCGGACGAGATATACCAGAAGTTCCTTGGAAAGCCGATCTACAAGGACTTCGTGTCCGGGCTGGGAAGGGGCTTCGGGGACCTCTCCGACCTCTTCAAGTGTTAGCGTATGGAGATTGTAGAAAGCTTGCTTGGAAGGCGGAGCCTCGCGGTGCTTCTCCTGCTAGCGCTGGTAGCCGCGGCTCTGCCTCTCTCGATCCTCTCGGGAACTGTCTACAAGCCTTGGGATGTGCTCCGGCTACTACAGGAGGGGTCCAGCGACGCGGGCATAGTCCTCGCGCTAAGGGCTAGGAGGGCTTTCGTCGCGCTCCTAGTAGGTGCACTGCTGGGCGGGGCTGGCGCACTGACGCAAGCGAGTTTCCGCAACCCCATGGCCTCCCCCTTCACGCTCGGGATATCGCAGGCCTCGGCGCTCGGCGTAGCAGTGGCACTGGTCACGGGGATAGGCGGGACGGGCGGAGCCTGGGTGCTGACCTTTTCGCGCCCAACTCTCATCGCGCTCTTCGCGTTCGCATTCGCGGTCGTACAGGTATTCGTAGTGCTAGCCCTCTCCTGGAAGGCGGGCCTCGACCCGAGGGCCCTCGTGCTCTCGTCGATAGCCATCAGCTTCGTGTACCAGGCCGCGCTCTACCTCATGCAGTACCTGGTGCTCAACGAGGTACAGCTGGCAACCGTGATTTTCTGGACCTTCGGGGACCTTGGACGGGCCGGGTGGAGCGAGCTAGGAGTCCTCGCGGCCGGCGCCTCCGCGCTTCTGCCGGTCTACGTAGCTTTCCACAAGGACCTGGACCTCCTGTCCTTCGGTGATGAGCTCGCGGCGTCCTCCGGCGTGAGCCCCAGAGCGACCCGCCTGGTAGTCACGCTGGTAGCCGCGCTCGGCGCAGCCCTAGCGACAGCGTTCGTCGGGATTCTGGCCTTCCTGTGCCTCGTATCCCCCCACCTGGCGAGGCTCTTCGTGGGCGGGAGGCACCGGTACCTCGTACCGGCGTCCATGCTCACCGGTAGCCTCCTCCTTCTAGTGTCCGATGCCGCGTCGCGAAGCGTCCTATCCCCCGTCGTCCTGCCGGTCGGGATAGTGCTGTCGCTGATCGGTGCACCCGTGCTTGTAGCGCTGTTGCTGAGGGGTAGTGGCCGTGCCCCTACTTAAGGTTCTGGGAGTAACGGTGTACTACGGGGACTTCAAAGCTCTGGGAGGCGTGAGCTTCGATGTTGAAAGGGGGGAGATCCTCTCGATTATAGGGCCGAATGGCTCCGGCAAGACGACCCTCCTCAGGGCGATCGACGGCATACTCAGACCGAGGCTGGGCGCAGTCTACCTGGATGGGAGGGAGATCGCCGGCATGGAGAGGCGAGAGATAGCGAGGATTATCGGCTACTCTCCGCAAAGGGTGGACGTGCAATCCTACGTGACCGTTCTGGATTTTGTGTTGACCGGTAGGAGGCCTTACGCGTCGTGGGACTACTCGGAAAGCGACTACCGGAAGGCGGTGGAAGCCTTAAGGGCTGTTAACGCCTCCCATCTAGCCGCGAGGCGCCTGGACCAGCTGAGCGGAGGGGAGTTCCGCAGGGTGGTTATAGCTAGGGCGCTGGCGGGGGAGCCGGACGTGCTACTCCTCGACGAGCCCACGAACGACCTGGACCCGAAGCACCAGGTAGAGATTCTGTCGGCTATCAGGCGGCTAGCCTCGGGGCGCGGGGTAGCCGTCGTGATGTGTCTTCACGACTTGACGCACGCGTACAGGTACTCGGACAAGATCCTCGCGATGAAGGATGGCTCCGTCTACGCCTTTGGGAGGCCGGAGGACGTAATGAGGGAGGACCTGCTCCGGGAAGTCTACGGGGTAAGCCTAAAGGTGCTACCGGAGCACCGGGCGGTAATAATAGACCATAGCCTCTAAACTTTTTAATAGGTCGGCTTTCTCAGATTTCCGTGCCCTCCACACTCACAACAGACCAGTTTGCCAAGCTACCCGTGGAGGAGGCCTTCAGGATTTTAGAGGCCTCTCCTTCGGGGCTCTCGGAGGAGGAGGCGAGGAGGAGGCTGGAGAAGTACGGCTACAACGAGGTCGTCGAGAAGAAGAGGAGCCCCGTCGTGGAGTTCCTCTCGCGGTACTGGGGCCCCATGCCGTGGCTACTGGAGCTCGCGATTGTTCTCTCCTACCTGCTCGGGCACTACCTGGAGGCCGTGATAATATTCGCCCTACTCACCGTGAACGCGGCTATAGGCTTCGCGCACTCCCGTAAGTCGCAGAAGGCGCTCGAATACCTCAAGAAGAGGCTCGTGGTCAGGGTGAAGGTGCTCCGCGACGGCTCGTGGACCACGAGGGAGGCCAGGGAGATAGTCCCCGGAGACGTGGTTATGCTGGGGCTGGGGGACCTCGTGCCAGCCGACGTCAAGATAGTCAGCGGAGAGCTACTCGTCGACCAGTCGGCGCTTACGGGCGAGTCGCTACCGGTGAGCCTGAAGGAGTCCGACGTCGCGTATGCGGGCTCCGTGGTCGTCAGGGGCGAGGCGAAGTGCCTAGTCGTCAACACGGGGGTCAACACTTACTTCGGGAGGACAGCCGAGCTGGTGAAGATAGCGAAGCCGAGGTCCCACCAGGAGGAGATCATACTCGCCGTCACGAGGTACATGCTCTACGTGGGGGTCGCCGCGCTCCTAGCCACCGCCGCATACGCCTTGGTGCGCGGGATGGACCTCCTCTCGATAGCCGTCTTCGCGGACATATTCCTCATGGGCGCGGTTCCCGTCGCGCTCCCCGCGGTGCTCACGATAGTCCAGGCCGTCGGAGCCCTGGAGCTCGCCAAGGAGGGTGCACTCGTGACGAGGCTCAGCTCAGTCGAGGACGCCGCGTCGATAGACGTGGTCTGCTTGGACAAGACGGGGACCATAACGCAGAACAAGCTTTCGGTCGTGGGAGTAGTGCCCCTCCGAGGCTACGGGGAGGACGACGTCGCGCTCGTAGCGGCTCTAGCCTCGTCCGAGGAGGGCAAGGACATAATAGACTCCGCCGTCATCGGCTACGCCAGGTCGCGGGGGCTGAGGCTCGAAGCCTACAGGCGCGTATCCTTCACGCCGTTCGACCCATCCCTGAAGAGGTCCGAGGCGGTTGTTGAGCACGACGGGGCCCGCTTCAAGGCAGTCAAGGGTGCGCCGCAGGTAGTCCTGGAGCTGTGCAACGGGGCGCCCCGCGAGGCCGAGGAGGCGCTCGAAGAGCTGTCCAGGAGGGGCTACAGGGTGCTAGCCGTCGCGAGGTCCCCGGACAACGACCTCGACACCCTTACGCCAGTAGGGTTGCTGGCCCTCGCCGACCCCGTGAGGCCGGACTCCAAGGCCTTGATAGAGGAGCTTAAAAGCCTCGGGATAAAGCCCATGATGCTCACGGGAGACAACGTCGCCATCGCCAGGGAGGTCGCGCGCCAGGCTTCGATAGGGGACAGGGTCGTATCGTTCGCCGAGTTCAAGCGGCTAAGCAGGGACGAGAAGCTGAGGCTCGTCGATACGTACGACGGCTTCGCCGAGGTGTACCCGGAGGACAAGTACGAGATCGTGCGCCTACTCCAGGAGAAGGGGCACATGGTGGGCATGACGGGGGACGGGGTCAACGACGCCCCAGCCCTCAAGCAGGCGGAGATGGGCATCGCCGTCAGCAACGCGACGGACGTCGCAAAGGCTTCCGCCAGCGTGGTGCTCACCGAGGAGGGGCTCAAGGGGATAGTCAAGGCGATAGTCGTGAGCAGGCAGGTGTACCAGAGGCTACTCTCCTGGGTCGTGAACAAGGTGGTCAAAGTCGTACAGTTCATCGGCATGCTCGCGCTGGGCTTCTTCTGGCTCAA encodes:
- a CDS encoding iron ABC transporter substrate-binding protein, with the translated sequence MKAWKVAVLLLIVVAIAGAALLYYPAVKPREEQKPSVVWVVDYAGRNVSVPARVSRVVAIGPGALRLVSYLGAVDLVVGVEDAEKTWSVVGRDYAMVYSEFFRKLPTIGPGGPRSPPNPELIRSVKPDLVIMSRVYVELYDPDRLSQEVGAPVVVVDYGIAGYLNASEFKRAITLLGKILGKEERARELCSYVDSLVSDLASRAKGVEKKSIYVGAVSYKGAQPFTGTQGKFPPLQLIGTGSIADETGKVGFINVDFEFILKRQPAYVFIDLNNLNNVLDDFNKDKSKYCALEAFRAGRVYAILPFNYYHTNVATAFADAYYMGKVLYPDRFADVDPARKADEIYQKFLGKPIYKDFVSGLGRGFGDLSDLFKC
- a CDS encoding FecCD family ABC transporter permease is translated as MEIVESLLGRRSLAVLLLLALVAAALPLSILSGTVYKPWDVLRLLQEGSSDAGIVLALRARRAFVALLVGALLGGAGALTQASFRNPMASPFTLGISQASALGVAVALVTGIGGTGGAWVLTFSRPTLIALFAFAFAVVQVFVVLALSWKAGLDPRALVLSSIAISFVYQAALYLMQYLVLNEVQLATVIFWTFGDLGRAGWSELGVLAAGASALLPVYVAFHKDLDLLSFGDELAASSGVSPRATRLVVTLVAALGAALATAFVGILAFLCLVSPHLARLFVGGRHRYLVPASMLTGSLLLLVSDAASRSVLSPVVLPVGIVLSLIGAPVLVALLLRGSGRAPT
- a CDS encoding plasma-membrane proton-efflux P-type ATPase gives rise to the protein MEEAFRILEASPSGLSEEEARRRLEKYGYNEVVEKKRSPVVEFLSRYWGPMPWLLELAIVLSYLLGHYLEAVIIFALLTVNAAIGFAHSRKSQKALEYLKKRLVVRVKVLRDGSWTTREAREIVPGDVVMLGLGDLVPADVKIVSGELLVDQSALTGESLPVSLKESDVAYAGSVVVRGEAKCLVVNTGVNTYFGRTAELVKIAKPRSHQEEIILAVTRYMLYVGVAALLATAAYALVRGMDLLSIAVFADIFLMGAVPVALPAVLTIVQAVGALELAKEGALVTRLSSVEDAASIDVVCLDKTGTITQNKLSVVGVVPLRGYGEDDVALVAALASSEEGKDIIDSAVIGYARSRGLRLEAYRRVSFTPFDPSLKRSEAVVEHDGARFKAVKGAPQVVLELCNGAPREAEEALEELSRRGYRVLAVARSPDNDLDTLTPVGLLALADPVRPDSKALIEELKSLGIKPMMLTGDNVAIAREVARQASIGDRVVSFAEFKRLSRDEKLRLVDTYDGFAEVYPEDKYEIVRLLQEKGHMVGMTGDGVNDAPALKQAEMGIAVSNATDVAKASASVVLTEEGLKGIVKAIVVSRQVYQRLLSWVVNKVVKVVQFIGMLALGFFWLNRLLLGLLDMTLLLLANDFSTMSLATDNVKHTSNPNKWNVRNITLASLAVGILMVAEGMLAIALGMRYLGLEEKQLRSFTLLLLVYSSQFRVYIVRERKHFWSSRPGNALLASITATIAVFTAMAVLGVLMTPLTPLQALFALGYTAAFTLGVVDPVKYVAFKKFQL
- a CDS encoding ABC transporter ATP-binding protein, producing the protein MPLLKVLGVTVYYGDFKALGGVSFDVERGEILSIIGPNGSGKTTLLRAIDGILRPRLGAVYLDGREIAGMERREIARIIGYSPQRVDVQSYVTVLDFVLTGRRPYASWDYSESDYRKAVEALRAVNASHLAARRLDQLSGGEFRRVVIARALAGEPDVLLLDEPTNDLDPKHQVEILSAIRRLASGRGVAVVMCLHDLTHAYRYSDKILAMKDGSVYAFGRPEDVMREDLLREVYGVSLKVLPEHRAVIIDHSL